In Methanonatronarchaeum sp. AMET-Sl, one genomic interval encodes:
- a CDS encoding molybdenum cofactor guanylyltransferase: MRSAVILAGGNSTRFGSDKALHKLNDKIMIRHVAEKLSKITDKIVTVSKDEAQGEIIMTKVPEIDEITYDPIKDYGPVAGIFAGLQTIDHGKTVIVGCDMPYLNTEVIKHLYQEAEEYDASVVKTIDGHIEFLPTVIKANPGQKATKKALREADRRILNVLERIKVNYIDLDIIKQIDPDLKTFKDINQIEDIEKPMC; the protein is encoded by the coding sequence ATGAGGTCTGCAGTAATACTAGCCGGAGGCAACAGCACTAGGTTTGGAAGTGATAAAGCTCTTCATAAACTAAATGATAAGATAATGATAAGACATGTTGCAGAAAAACTATCCAAAATAACAGATAAGATCGTTACAGTCTCCAAAGATGAAGCTCAAGGCGAAATAATTATGACCAAGGTACCTGAAATCGATGAAATCACATACGACCCGATTAAAGACTATGGACCTGTTGCAGGTATATTTGCAGGCCTACAAACAATAGACCACGGTAAAACAGTAATAGTTGGTTGTGATATGCCCTACCTCAACACTGAAGTAATCAAACATCTATATCAAGAAGCGGAAGAATACGATGCCAGTGTTGTTAAAACTATAGATGGACATATAGAGTTCTTACCAACCGTTATCAAGGCAAATCCAGGTCAAAAAGCAACGAAAAAAGCACTTAGAGAAGCGGATCGCCGGATACTTAATGTTTTAGAAAGAATCAAAGTTAACTACATAGATCTAGATATAATCAAGCAGATAGATCCAGATCTTAAGACATTTAAAGACATCAACCAGATTGAAGACATAGAAAAACCGATGTGTTAA